The proteins below come from a single Parageobacillus toebii NBRC 107807 genomic window:
- a CDS encoding inorganic diphosphatase, which yields MAFENKVVEAFIEIPTGSQNKYEFDKERGIFKLDRVLYSPMFYPAEYGYLQNTLALDGDPLDILVITTNPTFPGCVIDTRVIGYLNMIDSGEEDAKLIGVPVEDPRFDEVRSIEDLPQHKLKEIAHFFERYKDLEGKRTEIGSWEGPEAAAKLIDECIARYNEQKNK from the coding sequence GTGGCATTTGAAAATAAAGTTGTCGAAGCATTTATCGAAATTCCGACAGGAAGCCAAAACAAGTACGAATTTGACAAAGAACGGGGCATTTTCAAACTAGACCGCGTCTTATACTCTCCAATGTTTTATCCGGCAGAATATGGATATTTGCAAAACACGCTCGCTTTAGACGGCGACCCGCTTGACATTTTAGTCATCACCACAAATCCAACGTTCCCTGGCTGTGTGATCGACACACGTGTCATCGGTTATTTAAATATGATTGACAGCGGTGAAGAGGATGCGAAATTAATCGGTGTTCCTGTCGAAGATCCGCGTTTCGATGAAGTACGCAGCATCGAAGATCTTCCGCAGCATAAATTAAAAGAAATCGCCCATTTCTTCGAACGCTATAAAGACTTGGAAGGGAAACGGACGGAAATCGGCTCGTGGGAAGGTCCAGAAGCTGCCGCTAAACTAATTGATGAATGCATCGCTCGCTACAACGAACAAAAAAATAAATAA
- the serA gene encoding phosphoglycerate dehydrogenase yields MFRILVSDAISEEGLAPLRKSEQIEIVQKKVTEVEEQLHEFDALLVRSATKVTEELLSKMPNLKIIGRAGVGVDNIDVEAATKRGIVVINAPNGNTISAAEHTFAMMAALVRHIPQAHVSVKSREWNRSAFVGTELQGKHLGIIGFGRIGSEVAKRARAFGMTVHVYDPFLTKERAEKLGVSIHTLDEVLACSDIITVHTPLTKETKGLLGEKNLAKTKKGVYLINCARGGIIDEQALIPFLQSGHVAGVALDVFEQEPPGDHPLFAFDNVIVTPHLGASTIEAQLNVATQVAEEILHFLEGKPVTSSINLPTLSKDVYEKIQAFYNLAKKMGTIASQYMNIPVQELSVTYAGTVADLETTYITRSLLAGFLRPRVASTVNEVNAAMIAKERGITYGEKFSDETYGYANCISLTVHGENRTFTIKGSHIPNYGDRIVHFDGFTIDFAPDGHLLYIQHQDRPGMIGKVGNVLGEHQVNIATMQVGREQAGGKAIMMLSLDKPIDDALLQKLAEIEDIETVKRLEVS; encoded by the coding sequence GTGTTTCGCATTTTAGTTTCCGACGCAATTAGCGAAGAAGGATTAGCCCCACTACGAAAATCCGAACAAATTGAAATCGTACAAAAAAAGGTAACAGAAGTAGAAGAACAACTTCATGAATTTGACGCCTTGCTTGTTCGCAGCGCTACGAAAGTGACAGAAGAACTCCTTTCCAAAATGCCAAATTTAAAAATCATCGGGCGCGCTGGTGTGGGAGTTGACAATATTGATGTGGAAGCAGCAACGAAGCGCGGGATTGTCGTTATTAATGCTCCAAACGGAAATACGATTTCTGCTGCTGAACACACATTTGCTATGATGGCTGCGCTTGTGCGCCATATTCCGCAAGCACATGTTTCTGTGAAATCCCGGGAGTGGAATCGTTCCGCGTTCGTTGGAACAGAGTTGCAAGGAAAACATTTAGGAATTATCGGATTTGGCCGCATCGGATCCGAAGTAGCCAAACGCGCGCGCGCATTCGGCATGACGGTTCACGTATATGATCCATTTTTAACAAAAGAACGGGCGGAAAAACTTGGTGTATCGATCCATACACTTGATGAAGTGCTTGCTTGCTCTGATATTATTACCGTACACACCCCATTAACTAAAGAAACAAAGGGGCTTCTTGGCGAAAAAAATTTGGCCAAAACGAAAAAGGGCGTATACCTTATCAACTGTGCCCGCGGCGGTATTATTGACGAACAAGCATTAATTCCATTTCTTCAAAGCGGCCATGTTGCAGGGGTAGCTCTCGACGTATTCGAACAAGAACCGCCAGGCGATCATCCGCTTTTTGCGTTTGATAATGTGATTGTCACCCCTCACCTTGGTGCTTCGACTATAGAGGCGCAGCTCAATGTTGCTACACAAGTTGCCGAGGAAATATTACACTTTTTAGAAGGAAAACCAGTTACATCATCTATTAATCTACCAACATTGTCTAAAGACGTATATGAAAAAATTCAAGCATTCTACAATTTAGCGAAAAAAATGGGCACGATCGCATCACAATATATGAATATTCCTGTCCAAGAACTATCCGTAACCTATGCGGGAACGGTTGCCGATTTAGAAACAACATATATCACTCGCAGCTTGCTCGCTGGATTTTTACGGCCGCGCGTCGCTTCGACGGTTAACGAAGTGAATGCCGCCATGATCGCAAAAGAACGCGGCATTACGTATGGAGAAAAATTTTCCGATGAAACATATGGTTACGCAAATTGCATTTCCCTTACCGTACACGGGGAAAACAGAACGTTTACGATTAAAGGCTCGCACATTCCAAACTATGGAGACCGCATCGTTCACTTCGATGGATTTACGATTGATTTTGCACCAGATGGACATCTTCTTTACATCCAGCATCAAGACCGACCAGGAATGATCGGAAAGGTCGGAAACGTCCTCGGCGAACATCAAGTAAATATCGCTACAATGCAAGTCGGACGCGAGCAGGCAGGTGGAAAGGCAATTATGATGCTTTCGTTAGATAAACCGATTGATGACGCTTTACTTCAGAAATTAGCTGAAATTGAAGATATTGAAACGGTAAAAAGATTAGAAGTTTCATAA
- a CDS encoding histidinol-phosphatase: MLTDYHNHLERGTLTLDYLRQFTDEAARKGIQHFGISEHAYHFYQTKNILSNPWVDERRYYDMADYVRLFHEAWDAGIDVKMSIEMDYTPGKHEEMAAFIRSYEFDYVIGSIHWIDDFGIDLAEYRKEWERRDLYDTYRKYFDQVVTLAESNLFDIIGHIDLVKIFKYVPEDEEFLLEQYDRATTALANSKTCVEISTAGLRKPVGELYPDKRLLQMCYDKGIPIVLSSDAHVPEHVGADYDKAIALAKSVGYTELMTFQKGERKAVPLG; encoded by the coding sequence ATGTTAACAGACTACCATAACCATCTAGAACGCGGAACGCTGACATTGGACTATTTGCGGCAATTTACCGATGAAGCGGCGCGGAAAGGAATTCAACATTTCGGTATATCCGAACATGCCTATCATTTTTATCAAACGAAAAATATTTTATCGAATCCATGGGTAGACGAACGTCGCTATTATGATATGGCAGATTATGTCCGTCTTTTCCATGAGGCGTGGGATGCCGGAATTGATGTAAAAATGTCTATCGAAATGGATTATACGCCAGGAAAACATGAAGAGATGGCGGCGTTTATTCGATCATATGAGTTTGATTATGTCATCGGTTCCATTCACTGGATCGATGATTTCGGCATTGACTTAGCGGAATATCGAAAGGAATGGGAACGCCGGGATTTGTACGATACATATCGCAAATATTTTGACCAAGTCGTTACTTTAGCCGAGTCGAACTTATTTGATATTATCGGTCATATAGATCTGGTCAAAATATTTAAATATGTTCCGGAGGATGAGGAATTTTTATTAGAGCAATATGATCGTGCCACAACAGCGCTTGCGAATTCCAAAACATGTGTGGAAATCAGCACTGCTGGACTCCGCAAGCCAGTCGGTGAGCTATATCCGGATAAGCGGCTGTTGCAAATGTGCTATGATAAGGGAATTCCGATTGTGCTTTCGTCTGATGCGCACGTTCCAGAGCACGTGGGGGCGGATTACGACAAGGCGATTGCGCTGGCGAAAAGCGTCGGCTATACGGAGCTGATGACGTTTCAAAAAGGGGAGCGTAAAGCGGTGCCGCTTGGATAA
- a CDS encoding GerMN domain-containing protein, protein MKKFRWNDECLQYTLQQMPMIKDHRSKEEVYRQLMKARKTARLKAWFLPSFASIVAVMIVVVISVHSLPFTKQTEEKSDKSVITLQADQRSNMSQPLLSANQYSEFPSHIVTKEALNDQDVAVLGLPDQQSQIVIPISVPVPKHESVKRQLETAKTQIDEQKWGVSKHLLNGVTMVPSRESKRVWLVYVSKQHPVFLEGRVSESLFLSSIEETIRWMGGKKIRFFTGNKEGMKLSHKGYIESMEIPKKKRAYYLYQLSSSHPVYLVPSPQHFPTFHKALRQMQKDASASLRSTIPRGVQIEKVDVQQDHVVVQFTEDSKLDVSPSLCWMVEAILLTAKEFGFRSVTFMGGNVKQIGPYIFGKKIDVPVGPNPMMATLHTR, encoded by the coding sequence ATGAAAAAATTTCGGTGGAATGACGAATGCCTCCAATATACGTTGCAACAAATGCCGATGATCAAAGATCATCGTTCGAAAGAAGAAGTGTACCGACAATTGATGAAAGCAAGAAAAACAGCACGTTTGAAAGCGTGGTTTCTTCCATCGTTTGCTTCGATCGTTGCAGTCATGATCGTTGTTGTCATTAGTGTGCACAGCCTCCCGTTTACCAAACAGACAGAAGAAAAATCGGATAAATCTGTCATTACGTTGCAAGCTGATCAGCGTTCCAATATGAGTCAACCGCTTTTGTCAGCAAACCAATACAGCGAGTTTCCATCGCACATTGTTACAAAAGAAGCTTTGAATGATCAAGATGTTGCTGTACTAGGGCTTCCCGACCAGCAGTCTCAAATCGTGATTCCGATTAGCGTGCCAGTCCCAAAGCATGAGTCGGTAAAACGGCAGCTAGAAACGGCCAAAACACAAATTGATGAACAAAAATGGGGAGTCTCGAAACATTTGCTTAATGGGGTAACGATGGTGCCTTCTCGTGAAAGCAAACGAGTTTGGCTTGTTTATGTTTCGAAACAACATCCGGTTTTTTTGGAAGGAAGAGTGAGTGAGTCGCTGTTTTTATCCAGTATTGAAGAAACCATTCGATGGATGGGTGGCAAGAAAATTCGCTTTTTTACGGGAAATAAAGAAGGGATGAAACTAAGTCATAAAGGATATATAGAATCGATGGAAATTCCAAAAAAGAAGCGGGCGTATTATTTATATCAGCTCAGTTCGTCGCATCCTGTATATCTCGTTCCGTCCCCCCAACATTTCCCAACATTTCACAAAGCGTTAAGACAAATGCAAAAAGATGCTAGTGCATCACTGCGATCAACGATTCCGCGGGGAGTGCAAATTGAGAAAGTAGATGTGCAACAGGATCACGTCGTTGTTCAATTTACTGAGGATTCAAAGCTTGATGTATCGCCATCGTTATGCTGGATGGTGGAAGCAATTTTACTTACCGCTAAGGAGTTTGGTTTTCGCTCGGTGACGTTTATGGGGGGAAATGTAAAACAGATCGGTCCATATATATTTGGCAAGAAGATTGATGTACCCGTTGGCCCAAATCCGATGATGGCGACTTTGCATACAAGATAA
- the sigX gene encoding RNA polymerase sigma factor SigX, translated as MDSVFEELYEKYHDDIFNFLFYMVRNREQAEDLVQEVYIKVLRSYKRFKGESSEKTWLLSIARHVAIDFFRKQKSWRRRVSEKFDWNDDQLCDMHPLPEEIAIQKEEIQRMYRCLERCTIDQQLVIVLRFIQSLSIAETAETLGWTESKVKTTQHRALKVLKKYMEEEAAKGGKQHEKISVE; from the coding sequence ATGGACTCCGTTTTTGAGGAGTTGTACGAAAAGTATCATGATGACATTTTTAATTTTTTATTTTATATGGTACGAAATCGAGAACAGGCAGAAGATCTCGTTCAAGAAGTATACATAAAAGTATTGCGTTCGTATAAGCGATTTAAGGGGGAAAGCAGCGAAAAAACGTGGCTGCTATCGATTGCTCGCCATGTGGCAATCGATTTTTTTCGCAAACAAAAAAGCTGGCGGCGGAGAGTGTCAGAAAAATTCGATTGGAACGATGATCAGCTTTGTGATATGCATCCACTCCCGGAGGAAATTGCGATTCAAAAAGAAGAAATTCAACGGATGTACCGTTGTTTAGAGCGTTGTACCATTGATCAGCAACTTGTCATTGTACTCCGCTTTATTCAGTCACTATCGATCGCAGAAACAGCAGAAACGTTAGGATGGACGGAAAGCAAAGTAAAAACAACGCAACACCGGGCATTAAAAGTATTAAAAAAGTATATGGAGGAAGAAGCGGCGAAAGGAGGAAAACAACATGAAAAAATTTCGGTGGAATGA
- a CDS encoding AIR synthase related protein: protein MRDVLFIPFYDGIELVVAADGSAAIGEKEKDVVHAPYDVVSYFAARVAFMEVLSVGAKPHAVVLQNFVHDEAWETLCNGIRRTCQELHIDIPVIGSSETNFPTLQSAVGIVVVGTVQTERKRVGITPKDAKFAVIGEPLVGDEVLKRKERMLSLSLFQALLRQTYVYEIVPVGSKGIYYELQQLLQDNGLSSFSCSCSLPLFASSGPATSVLISYDPHMEEEIKKMVKDLFFFDRIALID, encoded by the coding sequence GTGCGTGATGTATTGTTTATACCTTTTTATGATGGCATAGAGTTAGTGGTTGCGGCGGATGGTTCGGCAGCAATTGGAGAGAAAGAGAAGGATGTTGTACACGCTCCATATGATGTCGTTTCGTATTTTGCTGCGCGCGTTGCATTCATGGAAGTATTGAGTGTTGGAGCGAAGCCGCATGCCGTGGTACTGCAAAATTTTGTGCATGATGAAGCGTGGGAAACACTTTGCAATGGCATCCGCAGGACGTGTCAAGAATTGCATATAGACATTCCGGTCATCGGGAGCAGTGAAACGAATTTTCCAACGTTGCAGTCCGCTGTTGGAATAGTGGTTGTCGGTACGGTACAAACAGAGCGAAAACGGGTCGGAATAACACCAAAAGATGCAAAATTTGCGGTAATCGGCGAGCCGCTTGTTGGAGATGAAGTATTGAAGCGTAAGGAACGTATGCTTTCTCTTTCGTTATTTCAAGCACTATTGAGACAAACGTATGTTTATGAAATTGTCCCGGTTGGTTCAAAAGGAATTTATTATGAATTGCAACAGTTGCTTCAGGACAACGGTCTTTCCTCTTTCTCTTGTTCCTGCTCGTTGCCGCTTTTTGCTTCATCCGGTCCGGCTACTTCTGTATTAATAAGCTATGATCCTCATATGGAAGAAGAAATAAAGAAGATGGTAAAAGATTTATTTTTTTTCGATCGAATTGCGCTTATAGATTAG
- a CDS encoding cob(I)yrinic acid a,c-diamide adenosyltransferase yields MRLYTRTGDKGKTSLIGGRVDKDHLRVEAYGTLDEVNSFVGQAMTLLNDEKFQDIYAELQKIQHELFDCGGDLAIVNGKIPYKVTADMVTFLETRIDEYVKEAPPLEKFILPGGSKAAAALHVARTVTRRAERCIVSLSKEEPINKIVLQYVNRLSDYFFAVARVINARLGVKDVEYERSAIVFRDKEGKK; encoded by the coding sequence ATGAGACTATATACGAGAACAGGTGACAAAGGAAAAACGAGTTTAATCGGCGGACGTGTCGATAAAGATCATCTGCGTGTGGAGGCGTACGGGACGCTAGATGAAGTAAATTCATTTGTCGGGCAGGCGATGACGCTGTTAAATGATGAGAAGTTTCAAGACATTTACGCTGAATTGCAAAAAATTCAACATGAATTATTTGATTGCGGCGGCGACTTGGCCATTGTGAATGGGAAGATTCCGTACAAAGTAACGGCAGATATGGTGACATTTTTGGAAACGCGCATCGATGAATATGTGAAAGAAGCTCCGCCGCTTGAAAAATTTATTTTGCCTGGCGGCTCTAAAGCTGCGGCGGCGCTTCATGTCGCCCGCACGGTAACAAGAAGAGCAGAACGGTGCATCGTGTCATTAAGCAAAGAGGAGCCGATTAATAAAATTGTATTGCAATACGTGAATCGTTTATCTGATTACTTTTTTGCTGTCGCCCGCGTCATTAACGCGCGTTTGGGAGTAAAAGACGTCGAATATGAACGGAGCGCGATCGTGTTTCGGGATAAGGAGGGGAAAAAATGA
- a CDS encoding bifunctional adenosylcobinamide kinase/adenosylcobinamide-phosphate guanylyltransferase, whose protein sequence is MHFIVGGAFQGKRKWACTYYRITERKDVVWYNGYECEYGEPDANILERIVVMEGLEAAIRCIPDSAYWKRMFQIWHEWERQSSGRTVVWIGSDITQGVVPVEKEERLWRDVTGWCYQQLVQLCDRVDRVWCGLAERMK, encoded by the coding sequence ATGCATTTCATTGTCGGAGGTGCTTTTCAAGGAAAACGAAAATGGGCGTGCACTTACTACCGAATAACAGAACGGAAAGATGTCGTTTGGTATAACGGATATGAATGCGAATATGGCGAGCCAGATGCGAATATACTCGAACGAATCGTTGTGATGGAAGGATTGGAGGCAGCGATTCGGTGTATTCCAGATTCAGCTTATTGGAAACGCATGTTTCAAATATGGCATGAGTGGGAACGACAAAGTTCTGGACGAACGGTTGTGTGGATTGGTTCCGACATTACGCAGGGGGTTGTCCCGGTGGAAAAAGAAGAACGATTATGGCGCGATGTAACCGGCTGGTGTTACCAGCAATTGGTTCAGCTTTGCGACCGCGTCGATCGTGTTTGGTGCGGATTAGCAGAACGAATGAAATAA
- a CDS encoding histidine phosphatase family protein: MVYDLAITFIRHGMTPENEARRYIGHTDVPLAEQEKARLLKADLQLFAPVDLLVSSDLLRCRQTCELLFRSYSGAKFEMAQWREMHFGDWEGKTFLELKEIKEYQKWLNSPLSTVPPNGEGYQQFQTRVEQALEQTIILAEKTNAKHVAVATHGGPIRYVLERYAPQERSFWEWAVPFGGGYTLQSTLERWKEKKRCISLSEVLFKENENGRALTTE, translated from the coding sequence ATGGTGTATGATTTGGCTATTACGTTCATACGTCATGGTATGACGCCGGAAAATGAAGCAAGACGATATATCGGGCATACGGATGTACCGCTTGCAGAGCAAGAAAAAGCGCGGCTTCTTAAAGCAGACTTGCAGCTTTTTGCGCCTGTTGATTTGCTTGTATCAAGCGATTTGCTGCGGTGCCGGCAAACGTGTGAGCTGTTGTTTCGAAGTTATTCCGGCGCGAAATTCGAAATGGCGCAATGGCGGGAAATGCATTTTGGCGACTGGGAAGGAAAAACGTTTTTGGAGTTGAAAGAAATAAAAGAGTATCAAAAATGGTTGAATTCCCCGCTTTCGACTGTTCCTCCCAACGGGGAAGGCTATCAACAATTTCAAACAAGAGTGGAGCAAGCGTTGGAACAAACGATCATACTTGCCGAGAAAACAAATGCGAAACATGTCGCCGTCGCCACGCATGGCGGCCCGATTCGTTACGTATTGGAGCGCTACGCTCCGCAAGAACGGTCGTTTTGGGAATGGGCGGTGCCATTTGGCGGCGGGTATACACTGCAATCGACGCTCGAGAGGTGGAAGGAGAAAAAACGATGCATTTCATTGTCGGAGGTGCTTTTCAAGGAAAACGAAAATGGGCGTGCACTTACTACCGAATAA
- the cobS gene encoding adenosylcobinamide-GDP ribazoletransferase codes for MKAVWSGFLLSVQFLTVIPIRKQIDWNDATARWSVRAFPLVGALIGVIEAVTYFMFSSFSSLSPLFLALSLMWLSIWIAGGLHADGWMDVSDAFFSYRDVKRRQEIMSDSRVGAFAVLSILFLLSFRFLFMFETICSDFDIFLIAVIPVLSRTAMAWLLIYGKPAKQTGMAAAFREHADRYDAHVAMIIGNCLLACLCAIHFSVWKTVIFLACGTIFAVFVARLFFEKQFGGITGDALGAFVEGVETWLWCMIWLLRSYVMV; via the coding sequence ATGAAAGCGGTTTGGAGCGGGTTTTTATTGTCTGTTCAATTTTTAACGGTGATTCCTATTCGGAAGCAGATTGATTGGAACGATGCCACGGCACGCTGGTCTGTCCGCGCATTTCCGCTTGTCGGTGCGCTGATTGGCGTTATCGAAGCAGTTACGTATTTCATGTTTTCTTCGTTTTCTTCTCTTTCGCCATTGTTTCTTGCGCTTTCCCTCATGTGGCTATCTATTTGGATTGCAGGCGGATTGCACGCGGACGGTTGGATGGATGTAAGCGATGCGTTTTTTTCGTATCGGGATGTAAAGCGGCGTCAAGAAATCATGAGCGATTCGCGTGTTGGAGCGTTTGCGGTATTATCGATTTTGTTTTTGCTTTCATTTCGCTTTTTATTTATGTTTGAAACAATATGTTCCGATTTTGATATATTCCTTATTGCCGTTATTCCGGTGTTGTCGAGAACGGCGATGGCATGGCTGCTTATTTATGGAAAACCAGCAAAACAAACTGGCATGGCCGCTGCTTTTCGGGAACATGCCGATCGTTACGATGCGCATGTTGCAATGATTATTGGCAACTGTTTGCTCGCGTGTTTATGCGCCATCCATTTTTCTGTTTGGAAAACCGTTATATTTTTAGCGTGTGGGACAATATTTGCTGTTTTCGTTGCACGTTTGTTTTTTGAAAAACAATTTGGCGGCATTACCGGTGATGCGCTTGGGGCGTTTGTCGAAGGAGTGGAGACGTGGCTATGGTGTATGATTTGGCTATTACGTTCATACGTCATGGTATGA
- a CDS encoding bifunctional adenosylcobinamide kinase/adenosylcobinamide-phosphate guanylyltransferase: MIVFISGGVRSGKSRIAETYVQKLATPESSLHYIATARASDDEMKQRIDHHQKRRKKQPMKWITWEQSVRLDKLIPVFTKSDVVLLDCITNWLANELFADESWQKEANCFHKARQMWIVLQQLEKACKALIIVSNELFSGGVPDDLGTYHFMKTLGWLHQQIVANAQIAILAQNGIAVVKKGESLS; the protein is encoded by the coding sequence ATGATCGTGTTTATTAGCGGGGGTGTCCGAAGCGGAAAAAGCCGAATTGCTGAAACTTATGTACAAAAGCTGGCAACTCCAGAAAGTTCTTTACACTATATCGCAACGGCACGAGCGTCTGATGACGAAATGAAACAGCGGATTGATCATCACCAAAAGCGGCGAAAAAAACAACCGATGAAGTGGATCACATGGGAACAGTCGGTGCGGCTTGATAAACTGATTCCTGTTTTTACAAAAAGCGACGTTGTTTTGCTTGATTGTATAACGAACTGGCTTGCTAACGAATTGTTTGCTGATGAAAGCTGGCAAAAGGAAGCAAACTGTTTTCATAAGGCAAGACAAATGTGGATTGTGTTACAGCAATTAGAAAAAGCGTGCAAGGCGTTAATCATTGTCTCGAATGAATTATTTTCTGGAGGAGTCCCGGATGATTTAGGGACATATCATTTTATGAAAACGCTTGGGTGGCTTCATCAACAAATTGTCGCAAACGCTCAAATCGCCATTTTGGCGCAGAATGGCATAGCTGTTGTGAAAAAAGGAGAATCATTGTCATGA
- the cobD gene encoding threonine-phosphate decarboxylase CobD, producing MNLPAHGANPRQLYEHLGIPIPETYVDFSVNTNPYVLPLSLWPKQADFCGWAMEYPDPDASLLVDLLARIEGIAPEQVLISNGASECIHLLGQLFSRKRIGIAEPTFSEYRCACEAHHCKIVSIVSNEESNWKYNLSELTTLLGDVDAFFLCHPNNPTGTVMTEEDLYALLVAAEKAETFVVIDEAFYHFWIDGFTALQWVNDFSHLIVLRSLTKIHHLAGARIGYMAANKEVIAQVKALQPPWSVSRLAQQLALHFLPMNEFVAQTKRMIASERERITTILSEYGYYVSPSVVNFYLLRLPNRSTEALLYHLLQKGIVPRHTMNFRGLDGHYLRLAVKTEEENDQLLHVLRRWAQ from the coding sequence TTGAATTTGCCAGCACATGGAGCAAATCCCCGCCAATTATATGAGCATCTTGGGATTCCAATTCCAGAAACTTACGTTGATTTTAGTGTCAACACAAATCCATATGTATTGCCGCTGTCGCTTTGGCCGAAACAAGCTGATTTTTGCGGTTGGGCGATGGAATATCCAGACCCGGATGCTTCTTTATTAGTTGATTTACTTGCGCGTATCGAAGGAATCGCACCGGAGCAAGTGCTGATTTCCAACGGCGCTTCGGAATGCATTCATTTGCTAGGACAATTATTTTCACGGAAACGAATTGGAATTGCGGAACCGACGTTTTCTGAATATCGCTGCGCTTGTGAGGCTCACCATTGTAAGATCGTTTCGATTGTCTCGAATGAGGAAAGCAACTGGAAATATAATCTAAGTGAGTTAACAACGTTATTAGGGGATGTTGATGCTTTCTTTTTATGCCATCCAAACAATCCAACCGGAACGGTGATGACGGAAGAAGATCTATATGCGTTGCTTGTGGCAGCGGAGAAGGCAGAGACATTTGTTGTCATCGATGAAGCGTTTTATCATTTTTGGATCGATGGCTTTACCGCATTGCAGTGGGTGAACGACTTTTCCCATCTGATCGTTTTGCGTTCATTAACGAAAATCCATCATTTAGCCGGGGCGCGTATCGGCTATATGGCTGCCAATAAGGAAGTCATTGCGCAAGTAAAAGCATTGCAGCCGCCATGGAGCGTAAGTAGACTTGCCCAGCAGCTGGCGTTGCATTTTTTGCCGATGAACGAGTTTGTCGCACAAACAAAGCGGATGATTGCCAGTGAACGGGAGCGAATAACGACGATATTAAGCGAATATGGGTATTATGTTTCGCCATCGGTCGTTAATTTTTATTTATTACGGTTGCCAAACCGTTCCACAGAAGCGCTGCTTTATCATTTATTACAAAAAGGGATTGTGCCGCGCCATACGATGAATTTCCGCGGCCTTGACGGCCATTATTTGCGTTTAGCGGTGAAGACGGAGGAAGAAAACGATCAATTGCTGCATGTGCTGAGGCGGTGGGCGCAATGA
- the cbiB gene encoding adenosylcobinamide-phosphate synthase CbiB — protein MSHLLAIALALVLDWLFGDPRWLPHPVRGIGSFISFFDKRLNQGRYRRMKGIITVAAVAGMVYCLASLVVYISYSLSWIFGVMMEAVLIFTTIATKSLQEAAWNVLIPLEQGKIEKARRELSMIVGRDTENLDEPEIVRACVETVAENTSDGITAPLFYAFIGGAPLALFYRAVNTCDSMLGYKNEAYREFGWASARLDDVVNYVPARLTAMVMIFIHSGKRLRHCLRVLFRDARKHPSPNSGWLESAMAALLGVQLGGTNTYNGIVSHRPTIGDPLVPLKKEHIRHAVRIMLVTVLSFAILLFIGGILIEFASTWSKSPPII, from the coding sequence GTGAGTCATCTTTTGGCGATTGCTCTGGCGCTTGTGTTGGATTGGTTGTTTGGCGATCCTCGTTGGCTTCCGCACCCCGTGCGTGGAATCGGATCATTCATTTCCTTTTTCGACAAACGGCTTAATCAAGGGCGATATCGGCGCATGAAAGGGATTATTACCGTCGCGGCCGTAGCAGGAATGGTTTACTGCCTGGCGTCTCTTGTTGTATATATCAGTTATTCTCTTTCATGGATATTTGGCGTTATGATGGAAGCGGTCCTTATTTTTACGACGATTGCGACAAAAAGTTTACAAGAAGCTGCCTGGAATGTGCTTATTCCTTTAGAACAAGGAAAAATCGAAAAGGCCCGCCGCGAATTAAGCATGATTGTCGGCCGGGATACAGAAAATCTTGACGAACCGGAAATTGTGCGCGCTTGTGTAGAAACGGTGGCGGAAAATACGAGCGATGGAATTACCGCGCCGTTGTTTTACGCTTTCATCGGCGGGGCTCCATTGGCGCTTTTTTATCGGGCCGTAAATACGTGTGATTCGATGCTCGGCTATAAAAATGAGGCGTATCGCGAATTCGGTTGGGCGTCAGCGCGTTTGGATGATGTGGTCAATTATGTGCCTGCTCGTCTTACGGCGATGGTGATGATATTTATCCATAGCGGAAAGCGACTTCGTCATTGCTTGCGGGTGCTTTTTCGCGACGCTCGCAAACATCCAAGTCCAAACAGCGGATGGCTAGAATCGGCGATGGCGGCGCTTTTAGGCGTGCAGCTTGGCGGAACGAACACATATAACGGAATCGTTTCGCACCGGCCGACGATCGGCGATCCGCTCGTTCCGCTAAAAAAAGAACATATTCGCCATGCAGTGCGGATTATGCTCGTTACGGTTTTATCGTTTGCGATATTGCTGTTCATAGGAGGGATATTGATTGAATTTGCCAGCACATGGAGCAAATCCCCGCCAATTATATGA